Genomic DNA from Hyperolius riggenbachi isolate aHypRig1 chromosome 10, aHypRig1.pri, whole genome shotgun sequence:
atcagactagttcccgggtgtcgagaccacggacctcacacccaagtctaggaatactctgtacTGTCatcttatactccagactagttccagggtgtagagaccacggatctcacacccaagactaggctgttgatatctgttatgacctattgcattcctgactatccctctgctttctgattcggtacctcgcatatctgatttcctgttgccaaaccttgcacGCCTCGGATAccaaatcagtctcctgtctttgtactttatctgtctgtgtgttgctgacccgacttgcccgacctcgagagctatctccctgtttatgagatagtctccagacctggtagtgacatccaccttcaggtgtcacgccTACCTTtaccctgggactccacccctttggagttcACAGGCTACTGGAAGGCCTCTGTACTTTccaaaaggcagtatcgcccgtactgccaaagaccacctgctcctcgggtggtcttactcagttactactgttgcaccaaacactcacactttacaggtgtccagaggttagttatacttggattatcggtgattctgcagatcatcaataatcaggtataatctgtattcttggtgatactgcagatcaccaataatcagattctctctgtgtgctgacaccgatcgttacaagaggTTGGGAAATAACTCATTCTGTATTGTAGATTTTTTTCCAAGTGCAGTAAGATTGTCACGCATGCAGTAATAGGTAATTTACTGAGAAATGTTGCTTCAGTTCAGTAAGACCTGCTCGGTGATGCAGAAGTCTCCCAGCTGtggaggaggtctctgcagcaagcGGAGGTTCTCTCCTACAAGTGTCTGCATAACCCATTCCTGTGTGACAGCTTACTAGAGAGTAAAGGgcttcctgcatccctttagatgtgtatgCATGCCACTAAAGGGCCCTCTTCTGTGTACCAGTATATAGATCTGCATgtctaaagggatacagggaaGCCTCGGTAAATgtctcctgctgttgtattttgtTTATCTTTTTGATGTCGCACCCGGCAATGCATCTGATCAAATGAGGTGAGTAGCAggtggctcttcctattggctttcTCCCTAGTCTGTCAATTTTACCACATGCTGATTTCTAGCTATTGACAGGTCCAGCCAGATCTTAAAAATacccaacattttatttgttttgccGAACGctctaatcttagtgaattgattaTTTTTAGGTATTCACCGCACAagccggtaatttacctcactagttggtaataTTTACTTTTCAATGTGGtgacgcttagtgaattgagcccataatattcagtcagtcagtgtgtgtgtttcctacagatggatccagtaatggaaacccaccagagagatgtacaggtcctctttattcctcgAATTGTCTAAAGGAAGATCCCATCACCCACCactattatcaggtaggtggactGAGTGTCATTAGAGACCTCAAACTATGTGACATTGTTTCCTGTTGTCTCTGCTGTTATCTGTGGTCACATTATAAAGTGCTTCTTATTTTGTGTGATTAGGGTGGAGAACTGATACATGTaagtgctgtggttaaagaggaaggagaggagacatatgtgaggagtgatcagcattctatggaggagggtgacatgatggggacaagtaaggaggaagaagaggagacgtatgtgaggagtgatcagcagtctatggaggagggtggcatgatgaggacaagtaaagaggaagaagaagagacgtatctgaggagtgatcagcagtctatggaggagggtgacatgatggggacaagtaaggaggaagaagaggagacgtatgtgaggagtgatcagcagactatggaggagggtgacatgatgagagcatCTAAGGAGGAAGACATTATTGCAGAGATGAGAATTGGTGAGTGATAAACATTAGATATTTAATAGCCTTATTACACTGACTAACAGATATGTCCCTGCTGGGCACAGTATAGATCATCTTCCTCTCAGTATGTGTGGTAATATTACCACAGTTTCATGAATCTAcccctttgatacaatgtaaagcagtcagtgtgcagcttgtataatggtgtaaatttgctgtcccaccaacataactcaacacacagccattaatgtctaaaccgctggcaacaaaagtgaggacACCCCTAAGTGACAAATGTCAAAATTCTACTCAATTAGACATTtcagggcccaatccaattcactttttccctaagttttctccttggttatattttcatatcttatcaataaatggccttttaagcc
This window encodes:
- the LOC137535871 gene encoding gastrula zinc finger protein XlCGF53.1-like, with protein sequence MKTGKREVAGSGEDTLLEEAAASCMDHMTTSLRMDEDQSHMTERIFNLTLEIICLLTEEKFPPVKSGDHVTITVPPPHFLIFEGHNKQKILKITRKMIELLTREVPMRCQDVTVYFSMEEWHYIEGHQDLYKDAMMENQPPLTSPDGSSNGNPPERCTGPLYSSNCLKEDPITHHYYQGGELIHVSAVVKEEGEETYVRSDQHSMEEGDMMGTSKEEEEETYVRSDQQSMEEGGMMRTSKEEEEETYLRSDQQSMEEGDMMGTSKEEEEETYVRSDQQTMEEGDMMRASKEEDIIAEMRIGE